In Candidatus Methylomirabilota bacterium, the DNA window CTCCAGGGCACTCGCAACCGGTTCATAGATCATCCGAGGCAGGTGGAGGATTTGAAGTATTAGGCCGAGGGAAGAAGTCATTTTAAATATAAAGAGGAGGGCAAATGGCCAATATGCATCATGAGGTCGAAATCGACGCCCCACCTGAGAAGGTTTTCGAGGCCATAACGACGCAGACCGGGCTTCGCGGCTGGTGGACAGCTGATAGCATGGCTGAACCCCGTGTCGGAAGCGTTGCAGTGTTCGGCTTCTACAATCGCCGGTTGTTATTCCGCATGCGCATTGAAAAGCTCACGCCCGGAAAAAAAGTGGTCTGGACGTGTCTTGGAGAGAATGACGAGTGGAAAGGTACCCGGCTTATCTGGCAGATTTCCCAAAAGGAGGGTACGACCGTCCTCCGCTTTGTCCACGGCGACTGGCGCTCGACCAGCGGCTATTTTGCATACTGCAACTCGACTTGGGGGATGCTAATGTACCGCCTCAAGGACTACGCAGAAGGCAAGGCTCCCGGCCCTTATTACTGAAGGCCATCCTCTATCCAACACGCTGTGGGACGCCCCCTTTCCAGTGCGCATCCCAACCATTCGTCCAAGCCGACGCGTAGCAGTCTGCGGCGCTCAAGGGACCATTTAACCGTGATGGACAAGCCGCCGCCGTCTGGTGATGAAGGTGGAACTGACCAAAGGTAAGGAGAAGGTGATGAATGAGCCAAAGCTTGAAACCCTGGCAGGACGGATGACAGGGTGGGACGGGAGAATCGTATCCTCAAGTGGGCCGTAGCGGGGATGCTTGTGGTGGGAATGATAGTCCCGGCAGTTGCCCAAGAGGAAGGCTGGATTCTCATGTTGCCCCCGGTTGTCTTCGAGGGTGAGAAACCTCAAGCAGCGACGGATGCCCCCTTGTCCGAGTGGTACCCGAATGAAACCTTCGAAACGTCATCGGCGTGTGAAGCCCATAAGGATAAGATGACGGACGAGTTTGAAGCGGTAGCGAAGAAAATGCAAGACCGCAGAGTACATGCCCTCCTCGCTAAATTCGTCACTGCTCGGTGTGTCTCAGCGTCCGTAGTAGAGGAGAAATGAGAAAGGAGACAGCGGCGATGACACCAACACACC includes these proteins:
- a CDS encoding SRPBCC domain-containing protein — translated: MANMHHEVEIDAPPEKVFEAITTQTGLRGWWTADSMAEPRVGSVAVFGFYNRRLLFRMRIEKLTPGKKVVWTCLGENDEWKGTRLIWQISQKEGTTVLRFVHGDWRSTSGYFAYCNSTWGMLMYRLKDYAEGKAPGPYY